From Danio aesculapii chromosome 18, fDanAes4.1, whole genome shotgun sequence, a single genomic window includes:
- the irf8 gene encoding interferon regulatory factor 8 translates to MNSGGRRLKQWLIEQINSNIYNGLQWEDEERTMFRIPWKHAGKQDYNQEVDASIFKAWAIFKGKFKEGDKAEPATWKTRLRCALNKSPDFEEVTDRSQLDISEPYKVYRIVPEEEQKLGKGTVTTIKETTDMDCSPDLDDIIKESSNDEYMGILRSSHSPLDERSSMPSVQEWWQQGPISAAVVHQDPGSTLNNAFSQMLISFYYGGQLMDNMLTSHPEGCRISPCLSSTPNGFLYGSDSLQNIYFPSIDGIKNERQRHVTRKLLSHLERGVLLRANREGIFIKRLCQSRVFWIGQDARYNPCKLERDAVVKIFDTARFLQALQLYQDGHYQAPEPTVTLCFGEEFNDFSSIKSKLIIVEITAWNCQQLLNAVTTRRTQCSSGNMEISDNLASDQMACIYQDLCSYPVPPRASCFRDNLQIPV, encoded by the exons ATGAACTCGGGCGGTCGCAGACTGAAACAGTGGCTTATAGAACAGATTAACAGTAACATCTATAATGGACTGCAGTGGGAGGATGAGGAGCGCACGATGTTTCGAATCCCCTGGAAACATGCGGGAAAACAAGATTACAATCAAGAGGTGGATGCGTCCATTTTCAAA GCGTGGGCAATATTTAAAGGGAAGTTTAAGGAGGGGGATAAAGCTGAACCAGCGACATGGAAGACCAGATTGCGCTGTGCGCTCAACAAAAGCCCAGATTTTGAGGAAGTTACTGACCGATCCCAGCTTGACATTTCTGAGCCTTACAAAGTGTACCGGATTGTGCCAGAGGAGGAACaaaagt TAGGTAAAGGCACAGTCACCACCATAAAAGAAACCACTGACATGGACTGTTCACCAGACTTGGATGATATTATTAAAGAG tcttcAAATGATGAATACATGGGCATCTTGAGAAGTAGTCATTCTCCCCTGGATGAACGCAGTAGCATGCCTTCAGTGCAAGAATGGTGGCAGCAAGGACCTATCAGTG CTGCTGTTGTTCATCAGGATCCTGGAAGCACATTAAATAATG CATTCTCTCAGATGTTGATTTCTTTCTACTACGGAGGTCAGCTGATGGACAATATGCTGACCTCTCATCCAGAGGGCTGCCGTATCTCCCCCTGCCTTTCCTCTACGCCTAATGGCTTCTTGTACGGGTCAGACAGCCTCCAGAACATTTACTTCCCATCCATTGATGGCATCAAGAATGAGCGCCAGCGTCACGTCACCCGCAAACTCCTCAGTCACTTGGAGCGTGGCGTACTGCTGCGTGCCAACAGAGAGGGCATTTTTATCAAGCGTCTGTGTCAGAGCAGAGTGTTCTGGATTGGCCAGGATGCTCGGTACAACCCCTGCAAACTGGAGCGAGATGCTGTGGTGAAGATCTTCGATACAGCCAGGTTCCTACAAG CACTGCAGTTATATCAGGATGGTCATTATCAGGCTCCAGAGCCCACTGTCACACTCTGCTTCGGGGAAGAGTTTAACGATTTCAGCTCTATCAAGAGCAAATTAATCATCGTGGAG ATCACAGCATGGAACTGTCAGCAGCTTTTGAATGCAGTGACTACACGGCGAACCCAGTGCAGTAGCGGGAATATGGAAATCTCAGACAACTTAGCCAGTGATCAGATGGCTTGTATATATCAGGACCTGTGCAGCTACCCAGTTCCTCCACGAGCTTCCTGTTTCAGGGACAACTTACAGATACCAGTCTGA